A section of the Pochonia chlamydosporia 170 chromosome 2, whole genome shotgun sequence genome encodes:
- a CDS encoding cysteine-rich secreted protein (similar to Neosartorya fischeri NRRL 181 XP_001262743.1) — protein MKNVQLGLLALLAQASVLEAKGYKKNIPTYEVGPGAVIDGKSITYNDPDCDEGLDCKVTRTCNTAGTAPVLSADKKYFACCAAGQRLLGSPQTAFDCCADGHDLVGSPETGYHCCPTGYEFDGQQCKEVCKNGKKLVDGKCVCPDGTVEGPDGNCKEKPKPGKCDSGLETGKCYMLKAENGNRLGLRNDNVYYSAPDSMIQRYGKFQLCADEKCAPGQAVDPSSQVYIRDTYGDLATGANKGQWLNNAANGNHIGRTPTFANAGKFSISKWPCGKYCLGGFTQGIGPACPAEIPAMTFYSQDPQMCVAFEFTEVPCDLKADANNCIWKNGDQCCNRVDCTKKGE, from the exons ATGAAGAACGTCCAGCTCGGCCTACTTGCCCTACTTGCCCAGGCTTCCGTCCTCGAGGCCAAGGGCTATAAGAAAAACATCCCCACATATGAAGTTGGCCCGGGTGCCGTCATTGATGGAAAAAGCATTACCTATAACGACCCTGACTGTGATGAGGGCCTGGATTGCAAAGTTACCAGGACTTGCAACACTGCCGGCACGGCTCCCGTCCTGAGTGCCGACAAGAAGTACTTTGCCTGCTGTGCAGCAGGTCAGCGGCTCCTTGGCAGTCCCCAGACAGCATTCGACTGCTGCGCTGATGGACATGACTTGGTGGGTAGTCCTGAGACTGGATATCACTGCTGCCCTACTGGGTACGAGTTTGATGGCCAGCAGTGCAAGGAAGTCTGCAAGAACGGCAAGAAGCTCGTCGATGGGAAGTGTGTCTGCCCTGACGGGACAGTCGAGGGACCTGATGGAAATTgcaaggagaagcccaaGCCTGGCAAATGCGACTCTGGCCTAGAGACTG GTAAATGCTACATGCTCAAGGCCGAAAACGGCAACAGACTCGGTCTGCGCAACGATAATGTCTACTACTCTGCCCCAGACAGCATGATTCAGCGATATGGCAAGTTCCAGCTCTGTGCTGATGAGAAATGCGCCCCCGGCCAAGCAGTCGACCCGTCGAGCCAAGTATACATCCGTGATACGTACGGAGATTTGGCCACGGGTGCCAACAAAGGACAATGGCTTAACAACGCCGCCAATGGTAACCACATTGGTCGAACACCAACCTTTGCCAACGCTGGCAAGTTTTCCATCAGCAAGTGGCCCTGCGGCAAGTACTGTCTGGGTGGTTTCACTCAGGGCATTGGACCGGCTTGTCCTGCTGAAATCCCCGCCATGACCTTTTACTCGCAGGATCCTCAGATGTGTGTTGCCTTTGAGTTTACAGAGGTGCCCTGCGATCTTAAGGCGGATGCGAATAACTGCATCTGGAAGAATGGGGACCAGTGCTGCAACAGGGTTGATTGCACGAAGAAAGGTGAATAA
- a CDS encoding C6 zinc finger domain-containing protein (similar to Beauveria bassiana ARSEF 2860 XP_008601623.1) gives MQKQEKKSSTESPPEDQGSTTATEIKRETSPPPVVGNRKPRQKRWAPKLKTGCKTCRTRRVKCDETKPYCKQCTSRGKWCEGYGITAAILPTMLSGSSQQSSNSVMLAPILPARGQSSRSMVQQHNRPLPKVTAEPVPPSWNLMEAFRYFYGIMAPEYMENSLGDSQYDSQFLAPPTFIIEHSFLMVVTAHRIRAASQMSGLLPAPDQMPAISHIWERFHHHMIQSLDNVNRQISGPDVAIGVFYRIMDILHVELTLLSPTWRGHIEGCATLIRLYGGIHRVLRLSIGKPSPILAIQLILIIATLANTTGPSNNQMGGFSDWSEHDIRTVYSTTMYSEVPCPTELFLNIMEISRLRGLVATLTPPYSDAIWPAISNVFNKIDSFVPENWTEPYTVPDKPEMTLIARIYKSATTLYAVLSLPPPPIISRTKGPSQAASEASYKRSKIAARDRLFQETVEAMATLKPNLSLCWPLAVLGASLVDVDGESPERTFVEKSLRTISRTPQVYYGPTLSLVKLMAFWKSGKTGWDECFDEPCSVMA, from the exons ATGCAAAAACAGGAGAAGAAATCTTCAACAGAGAGCCCACCAGAGGACCAGGGATCAACTACCGCGACAGAAATCAAGAGAGAAACTTCTCCGCCTCCCGTGGTGGGGAATCGTAAGCCTCGACAAAAGCGCTGGGCACCAAAGTTGAAAACAGGTTGCAAGACGTGTCG GACACGTCGAGTGAAATGTGACGAGACGAAGCCTTACTGCAAACAATGCACATCGCGGGGAAAATGGTGCGAAGGATATGGCATAACTGCGGCCATTCTGCCGACTATGCTATCTGGGAGCTCTCAACAATCTAGTAACTCGGTTATGCTTGCGCCTATACTTCCTGCTCGGGGGCAGTCTAGTCGTAGCATGGTACAGCAACATAACCGCCCGTTACCAAAAGTAACGGCTGAGCCGGTCCCTCCTAGTTGGAACCTTATGGAAGCGTTCCGATACT TCTATGGCATCATGGCCCCAGAATACATGGAAAACTCGCTTGGGGATAGCCAGTACGATTCCCAATTTCTCGCACCACCAACCTTTATCATCGAGCATAGTTTCCTCATGGTTGTTACTGCGCATCGTATCAGAGCTGCAAGTCAGATGAGTGGTTTGCTACCTGCCCCCGATCAGATGCCGGCCATTTCCCACATTTGGGAGAGGTTTCACCACCACATGATACAGTCTCTTGATAATGTGAATCGACAAATTAGTGGCCCGGATGTGGCAATAGGAGTGTTTTATCGCATCATGGATATTCTGCATGTTGAG CTCACTCTACTGAGCCCAACTTGGCGTGGCCATATTGAAGGTTGCGCAACTTTGATACGACTTTATGGCGGCATCCACAGAGTCCTGAGACTAAGCATTggcaagccatcaccaattCTGGCAATCCAACTGATACTCAT CATCGCCACCCTGGCTAATACGACTGGTCCATCTAACAACCAAATGGGAGGGTTCTCTGACTGGAGCGAGCACGATATACGGACCGTCTACTCTACCACCATGTACTCCGAAGTACCTTGTCCGACAGAATTGTTCCTCAATATCATGGAAATTTCCCGTTTGCGAGGCCTTGTTGCTACCTTAACACCACCCTACTCCGACGCCATCTGGCCCGCTATTTCCAATGTCTTCAACAAGATTGACAGCTTCGTTCCCGAGAACTGGACTGAGCCGTACACTGTACCAGACAAACCTGAAATGACTCTCATTGCACGAATTTACAAATCTGCAACAACTTTGTACGCCGTTTTATCACTGCCACCGCCGCCGATTATATCACGAACTAAAGGTCCGAGCCAGGCTGCGAGTGAGGCATCATATAAGCGGTCGAAAATTGCAGCTCGTGACCGCCTTTTTCAAGAAACGGTGGAAGCAATGGCGACTCTCAAGCCTAATCTTTCTTTGTGCTGGCCACTGGCGGTGCTTGGAGCGTCACTCgtcgatgttgatggggagTCACCTGAAAGGACGTTTGTGGAGAAGAGTCTCCGGACAATTAGCCGCACTCCGCAGGTTTACTATGGCCCAACTCTGTCACTGGTCAAACTGATGGCGTTTTGGAAATCTGGAAAGACGGGCTGGGATGAGTGCTTTGATGAGCCTTGCTCGGTCATGGCATGA
- a CDS encoding SH3 domain-containing protein (similar to Metarhizium robertsii ARSEF 23 XP_007817386.2), with the protein MAFQNDVDDVVDFLLTPFIDIVSKAKDAADHAGDEEPSMRKTAESLSKEGQRAVNRLEPLCRKICIQHGSSFVKAMKTNEEISQFHMELTDLLWGFDDFVTVETFDEDKYTELQTMCRSSAPKIYNILVRTNIELLSRLSDSDSSLRIVPESPPTSPMYPLSPSSFTWQPDNKMDTEPPLLGTAPWDENLVNSLHIESQANQRKLGRRSPATTVYSTSAPGLEYAVINAKRQSYSSAHSSGSSASHSSRGKVRRSVLPIREQRELSTSSSQGHSFPQPLSSRDVHEAYRSPRPVPMSGRISSQESSTFGTPPDWKPPAKAVPPTPVIRMPSKCCLINESSSFRQYGGFCSGAKDIIKGSVGVKQKQKPVHRTLSRVVAKCTGCAWELDYEHIENDQSNKESGSMTKMDVNFRLRLLQKSHMAVKRPNDRLYGCVFCVQSGYTMEESDATVFFSADDLLSHLSRHVRPLPVVSGVTVVYGTDVPSHLLNNFDLQFKVPAKPNPIHRESTEIDGRPTGIAMKETRRDETQRNIVDRDRPEELQVATRARLTGIKWPPQYKGRRVFAWHDGTFASLPSEIIMLTAPANCKLSRSIKTLVSAKAKWKFSPKHGKAGWLKFDKGDTITNIGWEHPDHWCWCGTTSKGEWGIFPQAFIDPNTVRDDTPDNPSPD; encoded by the exons ATGGCATTCCAAAACGACGTCGACGACGTTgtcgacttcctcctcactcCGTTCATCGACATCGTAAGTAAGGCCAAAGACGCGGCCGACCATGCCGGCGATGAGGAACCGTCCATGCGGAAGACCGCGGAGAGTCTATCCAAGGAGGGTCAGCGTGCGGTCAACCGTCTCGAGCCTCTGTGTAGGAAGATCTGTATCCAACACGGGTCGTCTTTCGTCAAGGCCATGAAGACAAATG AGGAAATCAGCCAGTTCCACATGGAGCTTACGGACTTGCTCTGGGGCTTCGACGACTTCGTCACCGTCGAAACATTTGACGAAGACAAATACACAGAGCTCCAAACTATGTGTCGTAGCTCCGCGCCCAAGATTTACAATATCCTCGTCCGAACAAACATTGAGCTACTGTCAAGGCTCTCGGACTCGGATTCGTCGCTACGTATTGTGCCTGAATCACCACCCACGTCACCTATGTATCCACTGTCGCCATCCTCATTTACCTGGCAGCCAGACAATAAAATGGATACAGAGCCACCATTACTGGGAACTGCGCCATGGGACGAGAACTTGGTGAATTCGCTTCATATCGAATCACAGGCAAATCAGCGGAAGCTTGGCCGCAGGTCACCGGCCACCACTGTCTACTCAACCTCTGCCCCGGGATTAGAATACGCAGTCATCAATGCAAAACGGCAATCTTACAGTAGCGCCCATTCTTCCGGCTCATCCGCCAGCCATTCAAGTCGCGGAAAGGTCAGGCGATCAGTTCTTCCAATCCGGGAACAGAGGGAATTGAGTACATCTTCATCGCAAGGACATTCCTTTCCTCAGCCACTGTCGTCCCGCGATGTACATGAAGCGTATCGCTCGCCGAGACCCGTGCCCATGTCTGGCCGGATATCAAGCCAGGAATCATCGACTTTTGGAACACCGCCTGATTGGAAACCACCGGCTAAAGCCGTACCACCGACTCCAGTGATTCGGATGCCGTCCAAGTGCTGTCTCATCAATGAGTCCAGTTCATTCCGCCAGTACGGAGGATTTTGTTCCGGTGCAAAAGATATCATCAAGGGGAGTGTTGGTGTAAAGCAGAAGCAAAAGCCGGTGCATAGGACGTTGTCTCGCGTAGTTGCGAAATGCACCGGGTGCGCCTGGGAGTTGGATTACGAGCATATCGAGAATGATCAGTCTAACAAAG AAAGTGGTAGCATGACCAAAATGGATGTCAACTTTCGTCTTCGACTTCTGCAAAAGAGTCATATGGCTGTGAAGCGGCCCAACGATAGGCTCTACGGTTGTGTCTTTTGCGTGCAAAGCGGCTACACTATGGAAGAGAGCGATGCGACAGTCTTCTTTTCTGCTGATGATCTATTATCTCACCTATCTCGACATGTACGGCCTCTTCCTGTAGTTTCCGGTGTTACAGTTGTGTATGGAACGGATGTTCCTTCGCATCTTCTCAACAACTTCGACTTGCAGTTCAAAGTCCCCGCAAAGCCGAATCCAATTCACCGGGAGAGCACAGAAATAGATGGCAGACCAACAGGAATAGCCATGAAGGAAACACGACGAGACGAGACTCAACGGAACATCGTTGACAGGGACCGCCCTGAGGAGCTACAGGTAGCTACCAGAGCCAGGCTCACTGGAATCAAATGGCCGCCTCAATACAAAGGTCGCAGAGTATTTGCCTGGCACGACGGCACTTTCGCTTCGCTACCATCTGAGATCATCATGCTCACTGCCCCTGCAAACTGTAAGTTGAGCAGGTCTATCAAGACGCTGGTCAGCGCCAAGGCAAAGTGGAAGTTTTCCCCAAAGCACGGCAAGGCGGGCTGGctcaagtttgacaagggaGATACAATAACCAACATCGGAT GGGAACATCCAGAtcactggtgctggtgcggcACAACCAGTAAAGGTGAATGGGGCATCTTCCCACAGGCATTCATCGACCCAAACACCGTTCGAGATGACACGCCTGATAATCCATCTCCGGATTGA
- a CDS encoding cytochrome P450 oxidoreductase (similar to Metarhizium acridum CQMa 102 XP_007814132.1), whose amino-acid sequence MENRTFFQRPRYSDCSSALQTLINPKMYPVYIGVITLVVLLLWAVLRAYPTPYPGIPYNKHSVKRILGDVPDIVNHINSGQDPASFCITQCHKLNSPIIQLFLRPFSRPFIFLDDDREVENIMAHRTKEFDRAPSTIGVYKPFFRHSSILKQTTPEWRAQRHLWADTMSTDFLHRVAGPKMHKYAMQLVNLLKTRATIADGRPFSIAEDFDLATFDIIWASVLGSDLNGVQNEHLAITEGAHRVQQAKSKNTLAVMPEVERGPMFRAAEFFNRTVERTLSSPLPTLYHWIWRCLPTYKKHWAVKEQIMNDLIRNARHRFAYLSEKQLLVDDDTCAMDLVLRRESLAVQKSATSRVHTAPPTTREIHDELFMFLIAGHETTSTTLTWSAKFLTNSPYAQERLRDEIYAAFPDASPANPPTVDEIMSANIPYMDATLEECTRLANIMPRLVRVAMVDTEVLGYLVPKGAHIMCSPYVGEAPFDIPEVLRAQKCQEAKNNVESIWHPDMTQFRPGRWLDEEGNFNPKALRRLAFSAGPRACFGKKMAMQELRIVIFLLVLNFRFESIPDIYNGYQGRTKALRAPKQVYVRLTSL is encoded by the exons ATGGAAAATCGGACATTCTTTCAGCGACCTCGCTATAGCGACTGCTCTTCAGCTTTACAAACTCTCATAAATCCCAAGATGTATCCCGTGTACATCGGAGTTATTACTTTGGTTGTTCTGCTCCTCTGGGCTGTACTTCGCGCCTATCCCACACCGTATCCCGGAATTCCCTACAACAAGCATTCAGTTAAACGTATTCTCGGCGACGTCCCCGATATCGTCAACCATATCAATTCTGGCCAGGATCCAGCGAGTTTCTGCATTACACAATGTCACAAACTAAACTCTCCCATCATTCAACTCTTCTTGCGCCCGTTTTCACGCCCCTTCATCTTTCTAGACGATGATCGAGAAGTCGAGAACATAATGGCCCATCGCACAAAGGAATTCGATCGCGCTCCCTCCACAATCGGTGTTTACAAACCATTTTTCCGGCATTCGAGCATTTTGAAACAAACGACGCCGGAATGGAGGGCGCAGCGACACCTCTGGGCCGATACCATGAGTACAGACTTCTTACATCGTGTCGCCGGGCCGAAAATGCACAAATATGCAATGCAGTTGGTGAACTTGCTGAAAACAAGAGCAACCATTGCGGATGGCCGGCCGTTTTCCATTGCAGAAGATTTTGACCTGGCTACTTTTGACATTATATGGGCTTCTGTGCTTGGATCAGACTTGAACGGCGTTCAGAATGAGCACTTGGCCATTACAGAAGGGGCACACAGGGTCCAACAGGCAAAGTCTAAGAATACGCTGGCCGTAATGCCAGAAGTTGAGCGCGGGCCAATGTTTCGCGCTGCCGAATTCTTTAACCGAACCGTAGAGCGGACATTATCGTCACCGTTGCCGACGCTGTATCATTGGATATGGCGCTGCCTCCCAACATACAAGAAGCACTGGGCGGTTAAGGAGCAGATCATGAATGATCTTATTCGTAATGCTCGACACCGATTCGCATATCTCTCGGAGAAACAACTGCTGGTAGATGATGATACTTGCGCAATGGACTTGGTGCTCCGTAGGGAGTCACTTGCCGTTCAAAAATCGGCCACGTCTCGTGTACATACTGCTCCTCCAACTACGAGAGAGATTCATGACGAACTCTTCATGTTTCTGATTGCT GGCCACGAGACAACGTCAACGACATTAACATGGTCTGCCAAATTCCTCACCAACAGCCCGTACGCACAAGAAAGGCTCCGGGATGAAATCTACGCCGCTTTCCCTGACGCATCCCCTGCCAATCCTCCTACTGTTGACGAAATCATGTCTGCAAATATCCCCTACATGGATGCTACGTTGGAAGAATGCACTCGACTTGCAAATATTATGCCTCGTCTCGTACGAGTTGCTATGGTCGACACAGAAGTTCTAGGATACCTTGTCCCCAAGGGTGCTCACATCATGTGCAGCCCCTACGTGGGTGAAGCCCCGTTCGATATACCAGAGGTTCTACGGGCTCAAAAGTGCCAGGAGGCCAAGAACAACGTGGAATCGATTTGGCATCCGGACATGACCCAGTTTCGACCTGGGCGGTGGTTAGATGAAGAGGGCAACTTCAATCCCAAAGCCCTCAGGAGACTAGCATTCAGTGCAGGCCCAAGAGCCTGTTTTG gcaagaagatggcgatgcAGGAACTTCGAATTGTAATCTTCTTGCTAGTGTTGAACTTTAGGTTTGAATCTATTCCCGACATTTATAATGGGTATCAAGGGAGGACAAAAGCTCTGCGGGCTCCAAAGCAGGTGTATGTGCGATTGACCTCTCTTTGA